TGTGGAGTGGAGTGATGTGGTATGGAGAGGTGTGGAGTGGTGGTTTGTGGtggtgtggagtggtgtggtATGGGGAGTGATGGTTTGTGGAGTGATGTGGTATGGAGAGGTGTGGTTTGTGGCATggagtgatgtggtgtggtatggagagtggtgtggtgtggagttGAGAGGTGTGGTGTGGAGTGGTGTAATGCCAAGCGAAGTGGTTCATTTTCCTATAATGGCacatcctgttttattcttcttacacTACAGCAATCTGTCAATGATTGATTAAAATTTTAATCATCAATTATAATGTATCAATGAATGACATCACGCTTTTATCTATTAATAATTTAGTTATTGTTCACTTTTGTACCATATTATAGACTTATTATAAACTCATTCTCTCACAggtcttttttctcttttggtgTAAAACTTACAAAGTTacaactgttacaaagcactgacactgaagaTTCCTTACAGAAATGTTTCCAAACATGATACAGAAAACTGTTATTAGTGTTGGATTAGTTTAGCTATACACTTCCATTATTGCTTTGGAAACAACAATGTATTAATGACTGTAGCATCTGAATTGGGACCACCTtcagctgctgttctagaaaattaAATATCTTCAGATTAGAGATTCAAAAAGTGCCAAGCtttaatttcctgtttctcAAATTCTTTGATATAATATTGATCTTTTTGCCTGGGTAAAAGGTGGTGCTGTTGGAGGACTTCTGGGATGCTGGATGACAAGCGGTCAGTTCAAACCATTGCCTCAGGTCATCAATGAAATGACCCCAGCGCAGCAAAAGAAGCTCTACGAGGACATCATGTCCATTTTGGGCTCGATCGAGTGGACTGATGTAGCCCAGTTAATAGCCTTAGTCACAGCAAACGCCTCACTTCAGCAGCAAGTGACCGCTGCTTTACTGGGCTACATTCACAGAGAGCTTCAGGCTGAGGTTCATTATTTAGACTGAACCACACGATGAAAGCACTTATTTG
The DNA window shown above is from Tachysurus fulvidraco isolate hzauxx_2018 chromosome 13, HZAU_PFXX_2.0, whole genome shotgun sequence and carries:
- the zgc:112052 gene encoding protein C19orf12 homolog — its product is MAPPIDDVIKLCCELSANQQIKTTVKHSGKGAMTAGGLAFAGGLVGGPLGIAVGGAVGGLLGCWMTSGQFKPLPQVINEMTPAQQKKLYEDIMSILGSIEWTDVAQLIALVTANASLQQQVTAALLGYIHRELQAEVHYLD